A segment of the Populus alba chromosome 9, ASM523922v2, whole genome shotgun sequence genome:
TGCAAGTGCTCTTCTTGTACTGAGTCACTGGGAAGAACTTTCTGAGGATCCTTTCTTTGTACCTAAAACAGAAGAGGAGATTGAAGAGTTTGGAGATGGTTCTAGTGTTCTTCCTAACACAGCAAGAAAGCTCATTGATGCTGTAAGGCGGCGGAAGGGCCTCCCTGTGGAGGAAAAAGTAGTCCAGTTTGCAACTAAACAGAGGACCCGTGCTCGTAAAGTGTAGAATTTGTTAACCAAATATTATCACAAGCTAGTAACAGATAGACAGACATTTTACATTCTTTGCTGGGCACTCTTTCCTTTAATAAAGTTTATccttttttagcataaaaattaCAGAATCTTGTCACTGGCTTTCTCCCATCCTTCCTTGGTTTGTGCAGATCAATACTCTCTTCGTTGGTAGTCCACGAACTCCCACAAAATAAATCCTTAATATAGCATAGGGGATTTTATGATGTTTGAGAAATGTTGCAAGgacaataaataaagataatagaTGCAAGAAATATGgaaaagaatatttttgttttgtcagTGAATTCAAATGCTTACTTGTTGACCCATGAGCGTTTCTATATCTCTAGATTTCGATTACTTGTATCTCTAGATTACGACACCTTGTATGGAGTAGATGAGAAATTTGATTCACGAGGTGCTTGGCATTaaggttaaatttatttttcattaaaatttgatttttttaaaaattaaattttttagcagttttttatcgttttgatttattgatatcaaaaatattttttttaaaaaaatatttttttaatatattttcaaataaaaaatatttttaaaaacaatgtttatcataatttttaaaactattatgtGAGATAATAACACTGGCCTAGATAGGCATTACGACCATCTTTTAAATCTAGTTAAGATTCAAcattaaatgttaaattaacataaactaAATTATATGGATAAGGTACTGTATATTAGGTGTaaattattgtaaattataataGTGGATTTATGTTTATTCCTTTAAAAACACTCATCAAACTTGCTTACAggtataaaattgtattttcacgaggtttatttgttattttaaatttatcgaGGAGCATCTGTCATTTTCTAACTTTTTtgtacaaaaaatttattttaataccctaaaaaacaaaatatcactaTATCCAGAGGCATTcttgttttttcacttttttgagCATGTTGTAATGACTTTATTGCTTTAAAATCAAAGTTCTCAAAACATCTTCACAAGGGTGAATTTGTCATTTCATAATGGTCTTTTTCACAATAATTATTTAGTCACGAGAGtaatattatcttttaatatatatataaaatgacaaGCTGTTGACGCGTGCAAGAAACATGTCACCCATTTTGCCGCCTTCGAGTAGCGGTGTGGTTGACTCTGGTAGTGGAAAAAATTCTTTTACCATGTTAATTGAGGCATGTCAACATTCTCTTCTTGCTTGGAAAGCATATGTATAATGATTATGTCTAGTTTGGTGATGGTTCgattttcttttctccatttcatttctctctctcctaCCTCGTTTTATGCAATGtccatgaaaaaaatcacaaaagcccttgaattattttttcacttcgtaatttaattcatcttctTTGAAttgcaattgttttattttaaaaaactacttcgaattaaaaaaaaaaattcaattatatccTCCTTTAGTTTGTCATCTCTCAAATTTagttcctgtttttttttttcaaatgacttaaaagttttatttatttcttgctaGTCATCCTCATTCCTTTTGTTTTCGAATTTGGTCATCATTTAGGCTTATTCCTCTTGCGTCCGAACCCGATTTTGTTGGGTTAAGCATTTTGATAATGAGTCCTAACAAAGGATTCAAGAGCATTAGGTCTAGAAGGAGGACCCAATGTTCTTGGGTTTTTGAATATTATCATTtgtcttataaatattattatttgtattataattaataatattataattaaaaatagtattgtttgtattatacatattattattattattattttaattaatattattataaaataattaataaatttggaaaaaaattattattattattattattattaaatttataaaatactattattaccattgaagaaaaaccatcatttttttttaaagattaaaaactttaattcaaagtattcatataaaaaacataattatttgcattataaatattattatttttattataattctaaatatcaatatcaaaaatattataatttttgttataaatattatccaaTCACGTAAGTCTTTGCTTTTCGAATGTCTCTACAATACCAATATTTTTCACACAACTCATTCTATTTTGTCTTCTAAGTTTTTTATcaccaacataattttttttccgtcATAAAATATTGTCTTCTTCACACCTTCAGTTTCTATTATTTATCTATGGTTCGTAATTATAAcaccattgaatttttttatataacccgTGTCAGTGAGCAGACATGCCATCTggtttaaaaagtatttaaggTAGCATGAATCAAAATTTTGGGTTTGAGCATTGGCATCCCAAACTTGATTaatgtttttcacttagaaatgtattaaaataatattttttttaaaaaaaattatttttgatattaacgtattaaaatgatctaaaaatatcaaaaacatattaatttaaaataaagaaaaaaattaaaaatatttttaaatttttttaaaaaatatttttaaagcgcaaaatcaaataattgagtgaattggattttttttttttgaaaaacgtGTCACCAGCTCTGGGTCCCATTGACAACGATTGCGCCCGAACCTAATAGAAGAAATCTCGTTCAAACGTAGCATACTGGACAGGATGTGTGACCCATGATGCCCTGGGCAAGTGGGTTCGTGAGCTTTGTTTTGTGGTTTGTGAACAGAGACGGTGAGACACCTGGGCCAACCTTAAACCCATATCCAGTGAGTTGAACACAGGGCAGCGGACATGAGATTCTAATGAGTGAATTTCTACTACTATAGGGTGGCCATGACCTTTTTGACGAAAATGGAATGCCAAAACCAAGTTTTGCTGATCATtggaaaggggaaaaaatggtATTTACTCAGACTTAGGTTTAGCAGATGCTTGGAATTCTATATCATTGGATAGTGACAAAGCTAACCTATTGTGAAGATCGATATTCGAGAGGACTTGGAATAACAGTGTCTAGAACATTGATGGTGGTTTTACTTTGACAAACTGCTTTGAAACTAAGAAATCAAAAGTATTCTCGCAAAAATGGTCAACATCTTTTAAAGCAGCTTGGTTTTCTCAGGATTTCAACACAACAAGAACCAAATTGGAGTTGCATTCCAAAGAAATCAACAagatttcttttctcttccttttttttttggataaacaaaaatttaaacaacaaaaatacaTCAGGAGGCTAACCTTGCTACTCCTTGAATGGACTAATAATCTATAACCAAACAAATACAACTCAGGCATCTACAAACAGCCAACCCATGAACAAATTTGAGTATTTGGAATGTTCTCTATTACCTACAGAAAGCTAAGCCCAATATAGTCCTAGCTCTCACTGTGAAACATGGCTGGCAACAGATCTGGTGTTTACTCTAGCTACTCAACTAACATTCACACCCAATAGATGTACTTGTTGGGATAACTATACTCGTGTCCATTGGTGAATCAGTATTATTCACCACCAGCAGGATGCTCTTGAGCATCAAACACCCCCCCTCTCATTCTCACCAACCAGTCCCACTGCCAGTGATGTTTGGCTCTGAGAATTACAGAGGTCCACAACTCATCTGTGTCAAAAAGATGTATCATCAGCTAAGCTGAACAAATCCCCTATCGAATTCAGTATAACTATATCCTAGGCATTCTTTGTCCACATTCCATTCCATATCTATACTACTCCATGCCAGTTAACTAATCATTTCCTCGCCAAGATAAGGAATAAGTGATTCAGCATTGATGGACAATACTCGTATCTAATAGCTATTTTCTGGCATCTTTGTTTTGTGTTTCATTATAATTTCTCTAGAAAGAATGATTTTCTAAGTTTCTTGCGTTCTCTTCAAATGGTACATAAATCTACTCCTTacctctgatttttttttaaaaaaaaaaaaagaagggaggaGAGCATATCAACACACACAATACTTCCTGAAAATgatataatcaaaataatacctAAGAAGATTCACTCTCTTTTCTTGATCTGAGGAGAAAAcctaaattatataaatgtcAGAGAAACATACAACTGCCTAAGTCAGAATTAGCAAAACTAATTCGGTCAAAAATAATGAGTACTCACGAACATATTACTAACATCAAACCCAAAAATTCTATCAAAGCCATAATCCAAAAACTACATAATGTTACCAAAAATATCCCATCGATTCAAATTCCCACCAATCATTactactaaaaaataacaagcaaTGAAAACAGAGTGTAAATCAAGAAACAGGCGTACGCAATCAATCCACGGTGCTCCTCTCCACCATCAGCAACAGCAACCATCAAATTCGTGCAAGCCCTCGTAGCCCAAATCACGAAAACCCCAGCAATCCCAAACCTAATAGCCCCATTTTGCGGCACAAACAGCGAAACCGCCGATAAAATCACCACTGGCAACAAACAGTAACCAATCACACTCGTACACGTGTGCAGGTCTAAATTCCCATGTCTACCAGCCAACATATTGAACACAACGTATAAGAAAATCGAGGAAACGACAATCCATCCCAGTATGACGCCAAATTGGATTTTTCCGGCAAGTAATTGAAACAAGCAGAACGAGAGATACAAAAATATCGGGCCGGATAGATCCGAATCCTTGTGGAACGTCGGGTTGACCCGGAATGGATTTAAAATCGATTTAGTTTTCTTCCAGATTTGGTCTGGGTGGATCCCGAGTTCGTCGAGGAGTGGTTCTTCGTCGTCGAAGTTGGCTGCACCACCGATAGGACCAGTTCCTCCGCCGATTGGACCGGAGGTGTTCGTGGCAGCGGATCCGATTTCGAATGACATGAAAGGGATTCCGGTGTTTGATGGACGAGAAGGTTGGAATGGAGCAGTCGGTACTCGGCGTTGCTGGATGTTTGCGCCAGTGGCGACAGTCGGGTTCCCGCCGGACGGGAAGATTACTGGTGGCACAGCGAAATCCCTCGACATGTTCGTTGATTTTGAAAGGAAATAAGGGTTTCTAGATCAGTGGATTAGGGATCTTGTTTTGGTCTTTTTACTTAGATCTTTGAAGTGTTTCTTCTgttatttgttctttttgtgGGAGACATGAAACTTACCGTGTAAGAAAAggagagggttttttttatttttcctttctttctataGTGATGATGTTTCCTAAGCCCGTGAGTAGAAGGCCAATTTAAGATCATGAGTTGGGCTTTCGGCCCATTATGCCTGTGGTACTAAAAGACAGGCTTCAAAATTTCAGGTCACTCGTGCGTGATCGCGCCCCTTTGTTCTGACCACTGTAGGACGTGTGTCACCAGGTATATAAGCGGGCGCGATGAATAGATAtcttttaaagtgatttttatttttaaatatattaaaataatatttttttttatttttaaaaaattattaaagtattaaaaatatattaatttaaaataaaataaaaaattttaaaatttaaattcttttaaaaacacttcCGAATGACAATGCAAAACAGTCGTAACCCTAATCCTACCTATCTTTGATAGTCTGATTCTAAACTCCACTGCGGCAACTAGAAGGGTTCCGGCGACAACCAAACATTGCAGGATTTAACCCAGCGCCTTACATCACGAGAAATGTACTGATCTGCAGTCTGCCAGTCAGCTGGGGCAAAATCTGATTactttttacaaaaacaaaaagggggGAAAGAACTCTTAATGATTCAGTGGTAGATGGCAAAAGCCAATGGGGCAGGGCTTATACAAATTATAAACAAGTTATTTGAACAAGTTCTGATTTTCCATGCTTGCCATCAAGAAACAGGTGCATATCCTAATGACATCGATCGCAGGAAGTAAGCATCTTGAACTTAGAGTAAATTGAAGGCAATTCTTGTTTGCTTTATTCTTGAAAGAGAAGTTTTAAAGATTCATGGAAAAACAGAGGTAGATAGGTCTCTGTCACGAGAAAAGCACTGATCTGCAGTCTGCCTGATCCGACATAGGATTCCGAACAGAGTGGCTAGGAAAGGTATTGAAGGAAGTAGAGACTAGAACCGTTAGTGGCATTGTAAGGTGTCTCTGAAGGTTTCATTTTCATACCTGGAATTGGAGAATTAGAGATTAGACGGCGATAAAGAAACCTGAGGGAAGTAGCAGGCGTGGCAGCTGCTAGCCAAGCTCCTTGTAGGAATTATTCCTCGCAAATAGGCTGCCAATGGAGAAAAGTTGAAgcaaattgttttcaaaaatactaaaatatatattaatttaaaacaataaaataaaataaatactttcaaaaaatatagttgtgCTTCATGCATGTTCATTTGGCCTCTTGAAAAGTTTTTTATGATGCATTGCTGCTGagtggattatatatatatatatatattaagagtggataaagttattaaatctgaAGAGGTTGaatgagtttattttaaaaatataatatttaggtaatgttttcaaataaaatattgatttataaaattttattaactttagtGATTTAGTAATTATTTATGTAACTAGTATagaatatactgatatcaaaaatatttttttttaatattaaaatattattttgatgtattttcaagtgagaaatattttgaaaaacaaccgctcaCCACATTTTTAAACACTACTTGAGCCAAACTTAATTCATGAGTtggattaataaatttaaattcatttaaattaatcaaaataatattattttttaaaaaaattaaattaaattttagattaatcaAGTCTCTTATTCATCTAATAAGCTGAGTTGTGTGTAATGGTATTGATTTGGTATCGTAACTaagcctttttaaaaaaaaaaaaaaaaaaagggttcttaAATGGTTTGGTAAGTATATTGTTTGGTTCGGATTATGGGTGGCTTATGTCAATCCCTGCGCGGACCCTCCAATCTTTGAGCCTCGTTTTCAATTTTGGTTAGGAGAGGTGCCATGGTGGAGTAGATTTTGGCCAATTTGATAGTTAAGAAAAAGAGGGATTGGAACTTTATAACTTTGACTTTTTGTACAAAAAGAAATGTAGCGAACTCACAGCACGCAGCCATTTAGTAATACAAAAAAGCAATTCATTGTTTATGAAACCCACATAATATTTGCGTTTAAAacgctgaaaagaaaaaacaacgaaaacatgcttttcattctctgcacattataaaaaataaggaatgCAATTCAACTGTTCACCAGTGAATTgcactgaaaagaaaaaacaacgaaaacatgcttttcattctctgcacattataaaaaataaggaacaatgcaattcactgcactgttcaccagtgaattgcactgttcacggtttttttttttttttgaagttttaattgtattaattttttttttaaaaaaaatagtttagagagTTAAATTCATtgacaaaacaatatttttttctcgaaaaactagtataaagtgaattaaattcactcgtatagtaatatcaattttatagtttttatcaaatgaattttgtacgtaatggaattataaataatttaatggaataataaaaaaatattttatataaagtattatttttttcatgatgtaataggagtaattaattttacaatatttaaatttaaaaccatcaatattaatatatatttttttaaattattttataatctaatttcaaaagcattcttaaccaaacacattatactatttttttttcaatctcaattttaaccacagttttaaccaaacacctattttttcaaaccaacctcaactaaaagtattttttataaaataactttttttaaaccataaccacaacagctaccgcaataccaaacacactcttaaaagAAAGAGATGCATTCATTGAGTTGTAGTTCATTGAAtagtttttagctttatttgataatgcatttaatatatatttggaaATATTTCAGCtgaattttatacatataattcTATCATCTTTGccctaattatatttaaatatgtagttaaaactgtattttttttaaaaaatattttttttatgtttttatattaataagttggtgttaaaaataattttttaaaaaataaaaatatattattttaatatattttcaagaaaaaaactttgaatcacaattattattacactttcaaatatctatttaatattaaaaattaaattaaattaaattaaatttcaactatattaaattaaatattaaatcaagtttgataaaaATCGATGGGTTACCCTCCGATCTTTAAACCTCATTCGCAATTTTGGTGGTATTTTAGCCAATTTGATAGTCAACAAAAGGAGGAATTCGAGCCATCTAACTTCGACTTTTTGTACAGAAAATGTTGTGATTGTCAATTATTTTATCTGGGTCAccgtcaaatatatatatatatatatatatataaacttaaacgtattctttttcaaatatatattaactttaaaGACCATGGACCATGGAGGCTTACATGTGAATATTAATGATGGTCCCTGTCTCACCAACTCATTTCACTAACATGCTGATAGTCTTGCAATGACTAATTTTCTAATgaaagttaagttttttttttttttttttttaatttaatttaataactttgtcaccctctctctgttttttttttttattgtcattatcGCAGTTTGGTAAACTACATTCCTCTCTGTTCATATAGTTTgcagaattttaattttatccctgcAGTTTTCTAAAATATTGTATCATATTTATTGACTATAAATTTCCAAGAAAACCCcactttttcaaaaacatttctcACTTTATCCTCTCAAGTCCTCGATAATCCATTCCAATgttacttaaaataataaaatagactCTTAGTTGCATGATAATGATGTTCCTCCAATCTAAAAATTCTCATACACTCCATCTAGAATTTAAACTTGTAATCTCTCATTCAAAATCTCAGTGTTGcatgttttaaagtatttaattttttttttcaaaccataaaaaaaaaaaaattaatattttttttcatgtcaaacGCACTGAAACACATGTAGAAATACAGTGTCAAGCGATTGTAGTTAGATGTCATGAAGAACTAAACGATCAATGATAATTCAAAACTTTTTGATATGTAAAGGGTACGATTGAAAGATTATAAATTACAGGCCCCGAAGTGGAACCTTGATAAATCTATAGTggcaaatattattataaaaataatttccaatGCTTTCCTGCCTCCCAGTATACAACTATACATCCACTAGGCCACCAACTTCACTGACGTCACATtggaaattattataaaataaaataaatttggagCTTTGTTGTATGGTCGTGGTCACATTCATTTTGGTTGAggaaataaagattttaaagatgaCTCGTACCCACCTACCCcccaaaaattagaaaaaagattGAAGTAGATGGATTTGTTTTGTTAGGTAATTTTTTCCCTGCTAAAATCTTCGACAACActtgtttttgtgatttaatttgttttttaaaaatattaaatttatataaatttttgataaattttctaagctatattaaaaattattttaatttatttttaattttaaaaaatatacactgCATTATCAAACCTgtactaaaatttataatttattcataaGACTTTATAATAGTCATCTattcatgataatttaattatataatactattttttttattttactcaaaatctaaaattattataagcAAAATATACTCTtaactaacaaaatattaatattagatttgttttatcTTGGATATAAACTGAATATagggatataaaaaaataattttaaatttttacattaCTCAAAactactatataaaaaatatagctcactttttatttaaaaaataatgcaaaacttgtaaagaaaaatgatgaaaaatactATATTTGAAGATgaagctcatttttttttttttaagttttttcaaaacattaaattattatttaatctcCAAAGAGTCCTTTACTTCAATGGATTTTTACCTTTTCACCATGCATTTTTTACCACTACAAATACCATGCATTGATTGTAACCATTTTTCTTGgcactgaaaaacatgaaaatatctAAGAActggataaaataataaatgaaaacagaataaaaaggtggcagtacttttttttttttaatgaaatgaaaaaaattagtatcaaataaataaatctaaataataataataaaaaaaacccagtttGGGTTCAGATCTGAGAGAGAGAGTGGGACAGTAGAAAAGCGTACCGTGATTTTAGCTTTATTATAAATGAACCAAGTCTCTCAGCACATACTCGCGCCGTTCACATCTCTAAGAGTCATCTCGGTTGGCTCTCTCTCGTTCCCATCTTCTCTCACTACCACCAACTCCAACtcccctccttttcttcttcgcTACTTCTCTGTTAGGTACTATTTCGTGCAAAGCACATAACTTTATTTCTGAAATCCAATTTTTGGTACCTGATTGTTCTCTTGTTTGCTTGTTGAATGAGTGAATTCTTGGTAGATCTGATGGAGAGTGTGCAAGTTCTTGTCATGAGTTTGTTTGTTCATTGACCTGGTATTGTTTGCAAGTggggtggttttgtttttgtttttgtgatggAAATGGTGGAGTTTGGACTGATGAAGTTGAGGTTTTTGGGATCTTGAAATGGTTAAAGACTTGAgcttttggtttggttttttgttttttaacgaAGGGTTTGTTTGGTTATAGTTTTTGAATCTGGATTTGGTGTAGGAATTTGATTCAGATCTGGAAATGGGAAATGAAAGGGTGTGGTTGACATGTGTTTATGTCATGTTTTTCATTAATCACGACAATGGTTGTTATCGTTAGGAGTCGTGTTAGTTGATTAGATATAAATATGGTTAGAAGGTTTGTTTGGATGTCGGTTTTGAATCAAATTGGATTTGGATCATTACTTTTGGTccagttttccttttcttgttcaTTGATGGGATAAAGTTTGAAATTTTGTCAACTATATAGATAGATCCACTTTTGTTTATAGGATTTTGGCTAGATCCCAAAAGGTGGAGGTTGAACTTTTGATCCAGTTGTATGGAAATTCCCTGTTGACTGTgctcttttgttgttttattctaATGAAAAATTCTGTGTTTAATCATTGGTCCAGTTGCTCTTCTCTTTTCCGTGTCAATAGGAGTTAGTTTGGGTTTAATGAAATTAACCGATTCTTTTGCTCCCTTATGGTTTTATCTGGCAATAGTATTATCAGATTTGATGCATtgtctttcatttttaaatgtatttgttGATGCCATAGTCCTTTTCTGCGTTTCGTTTTAGGATTGGCAGTTTATAACACTTCATTTGTTATTTTGCGAAGCAATTTTATGGTTGTTTTATATGCATGTTGGCTGTTGTTTAAGACGTGCATTGGgatctaagatttttttaatggctTATGTTGAAACAGAGCAATGGCATCCCACGTTGTTGGTTATCCTCGCATGGGTCCCAAGAGGGAGCTCAAGTTCGCTTTGGAATCTTTCTGGGATGGAAAGAGCAGTGCTGAAGATTTGCAGAACGTGGCAGCTGATCTCAGGTCATCCATCTGGAAGCAGATGTCTGATGCCGGAATCAAGTTTATTCCTAGCAACACCTTTTCATGTTATGATCAAGTGTTGGATACTACAGCAATGCTTGGTGCTGTTCCTCCTAGATACGGATGGAATGGTGGTGAGATTGGGTTTGATGTCTATTTTTCCATGGCCAGAGGTAATGCCTCTGTCCCCGCCATGGAAATGACCAAGTGGTTTGATACCAACTAGTAAGTGTTGAAATTTTTTCAGTCAATGTGATATACTTCTTAGTTCGTTTGAAGTCTAACAATGCTGCAACTAACGCTACATGAATGACATTGAAATATTGGTGCAGCCATTACATTGTCCCTGAACTGGGACCAGAAGTTAACTTCTCCTACGCATCCCACAAGGCTGTCATCGAGTACAAGGAGGCCAAGGCTGTAAGTTATCCTCTCTATGTTATTTatgatttctctctttttttctgttGATATTTGAATGGTTTTCTTTGTACTTGATAAATAATCATGGGGACCCCTGAATCTTCCACGGATATTCAGCTTGAATATGATATTATGGAAAGAGAATGAGGATTTCTTACTcggaataaaaaccaaaatgaaagtTCACGAAACATGCATGTCAGTATAAAGAAATAGAAGTATCATGGTTACAGAACAACAACCTTCTTGTCTTGATATCCACACTTTTACCTTCGTGCctgtgttaattttaaactttctCATAGAAAAGTAATTTCTTAGTCCCATCTGACATCCTCAATCATACCGTTGACACATTGTGTTAGGATTGTGTCTCCACGAGCATGTGTTGCATAATTGAGGGAAAATAGATTGCTGGTGGTATGTTTTAAATGTCCCATGGAAATTGAGCATCTTGTGTTGATTGCTGTTGTTCGGTGTGCTGCTGGAACTATTTTTGGTGTTTGAATTCAAACATTATCCTACTTTATTGTCTCTAAAGGATTTTCCTGGTTAACTGACAATCTTTTGTCTCTGTGATGCAGCTTGGAGTTGATACCGTGCCAGTCCTCGTAGGTCCTGTTTCATACTTGTTGCTATCAAAACCAGCAAAGGGTGTGGAGAAATCCTTTTCAGTTCTCTCCCTAATTGACAAGATTCTTCCCGTCTATCAGTGAGTGCCCAACTTTTTCCCCTTTGGGTGGCTAATAGGTTATGCTATTTGTTTCCATCTCGAGAATCTATGCTAATGATTAGTTTCTTTCCAGGGAAGTTGTGGCCGAACTAAAAGCAGCTGGAGCAACCTGGATTCAGTTTGATGAGCCTAAGCTTGTGATGGATCTTGGAGCTCATGAATTGCAAGCATTTACTCATGCTTACTCTGCACTTGAGGCATCCCTATCTGGTTTGAATGTTCTGATTGAGACATACTTTGCTGATGTTCCCGTTGAGGCATACAAAACACTAATTTCTTTGAAGAGTGTTACTGGGTTTGGGTTTGACCTGGTTCGAGGAACAAAGACCCTAGATTTGATTAAGGGTGGATTCCCTTCTGGAAAATACCTCTTTGCTGGAGTGGTTGATGGAAGGAACATTTGGGCTAACGATCTTGCTTCTTCCCTTGGTGTACTACATGCTCTTGAGGGCATTGTGGGCAAAGGTATTAATGCTTTCGTACTGTGTTTTATCATTGCCATTTTGTTGTACTTGACATGAAGTTGAAAAATGAATCTATCTTATGCTTCTACAGACAAGCTTGTAGTATCTACTTCCTGCTCTCTTCTCCACACTGCTGTTGATCTAGTTAACGAGCCTAAGTTGGACAAAGAGATCAAGTCATGGCTTGCGTTTGCAGCACAGAAAGTTGTTGAAGTAAATGCCTTGGCCAAGGCACTTTCTGGACAGAAGGATGAGGTACCTCATTTCTCAGCTTTCTCATCTTACACAACGCATTATTTAAAACTTAACACTGTC
Coding sequences within it:
- the LOC118045541 gene encoding uncharacterized protein — translated: MSRDFAVPPVIFPSGGNPTVATGANIQQRRVPTAPFQPSRPSNTGIPFMSFEIGSAATNTSGPIGGGTGPIGGAANFDDEEPLLDELGIHPDQIWKKTKSILNPFRVNPTFHKDSDLSGPIFLYLSFCLFQLLAGKIQFGVILGWIVVSSIFLYVVFNMLAGRHGNLDLHTCTSVIGYCLLPVVILSAVSLFVPQNGAIRFGIAGVFVIWATRACTNLMVAVADGGEEHRGLIAYACFLIYTLFSLLVIF
- the LOC118045542 gene encoding 5-methyltetrahydropteroyltriglutamate--homocysteine methyltransferase, with protein sequence MNQVSQHILAPFTSLRVISVGSLSFPSSLTTTNSNSPPFLLRYFSVRAMASHVVGYPRMGPKRELKFALESFWDGKSSAEDLQNVAADLRSSIWKQMSDAGIKFIPSNTFSCYDQVLDTTAMLGAVPPRYGWNGGEIGFDVYFSMARGNASVPAMEMTKWFDTNYHYIVPELGPEVNFSYASHKAVIEYKEAKALGVDTVPVLVGPVSYLLLSKPAKGVEKSFSVLSLIDKILPVYQEVVAELKAAGATWIQFDEPKLVMDLGAHELQAFTHAYSALEASLSGLNVLIETYFADVPVEAYKTLISLKSVTGFGFDLVRGTKTLDLIKGGFPSGKYLFAGVVDGRNIWANDLASSLGVLHALEGIVGKDKLVVSTSCSLLHTAVDLVNEPKLDKEIKSWLAFAAQKVVEVNALAKALSGQKDEAFFSANAAAQASRKSSPRVTNEAVQQAAAALKGSDHRRATNVSDRLDAQQKKLNLPILPTTTIGSFPQTLELRRVRREYKAKKVSEEDYVEAIKKEINKVVKLQEELDIDVLVHGEPERNDMVEYFGEQLSGFAFTANGWVQSYGSRCVKPPIIYGDVSRPKAMTVFWSSLAQSMSKRPMKGMLTGPVTILNWSFVRNDQPRFETCYQIALAIKDEVEDLEKAGITVIQIDEAALREGLPLRKSEHAFYLNWAVHSFRITNCGVEDSTQIHTHMCYSNFNDIIHSIIDMDADVITIENSRSDEKLLSVFREGVKYGAGIGPGVYDIHSPRIPSEEEIADRVEKMLAVLESNILWVNPDCGLKTRKYAEVKPALSNMVAAAKRLRTKFASSQ